Proteins from a single region of Caloramator sp. E03:
- a CDS encoding HU family DNA-binding protein: MNKADLITSIAEKSGLTKKDAEKALKAFMESVEEALEKNDKVQLVGFGTFEVRERGERKGRNPKTLEEITIPASKVPVFKAGKELKDKVNK; encoded by the coding sequence GTGAACAAAGCAGATCTTATTACTTCAATAGCAGAAAAAAGTGGATTAACAAAAAAGGATGCTGAAAAAGCGCTTAAAGCATTTATGGAAAGCGTTGAAGAAGCATTAGAGAAAAACGACAAGGTTCAACTTGTTGGTTTTGGGACATTTGAAGTTAGAGAGAGAGGAGAAAGAAAGGGAAGAAACCCAAAGACTTTAGAAGAAATAACAATTCCTGCATCAAAAGTTCCAGTATTTAAAGCAGGTAAAGAATTAAAGGATAAAGTAAACAAGTAA
- the yabP gene encoding sporulation protein YabP, which translates to MENKAIKSQQNHIVHIENRQKVDITGVINVATFNEENIVLFTQMGGLNIKGKNLKVNKLNVDTGDMCIEGEFLSMTYTAKEVGNKESIFKKLFK; encoded by the coding sequence ATGGAAAATAAAGCTATTAAATCTCAACAAAATCATATAGTTCATATAGAAAATAGGCAAAAGGTTGATATTACTGGAGTTATTAATGTAGCTACATTTAATGAGGAAAATATAGTGTTATTTACTCAAATGGGAGGTCTTAATATAAAGGGTAAAAACCTTAAAGTGAATAAACTAAATGTGGATACAGGGGATATGTGTATAGAAGGGGAATTCCTATCAATGACTTATACAGCAAAGGAGGTAGGAAATAAAGAAAGTATCTTTAAAAAGTTATTTAAGTGA